In Brevibacillus brevis NBRC 100599, a single genomic region encodes these proteins:
- the lpdA gene encoding dihydrolipoyl dehydrogenase, whose protein sequence is MNTIAVIGGGPAGYVAAIVAAQKGKQVTLIEQRVLGGTCLNEGCMPTKSLLESAEMAEKIKHAGRFGIRVPEQEVSIDWPGVQSYKNNIVEQLVMGIGFLMRKNKIKVLTGKARFVSQRQIAVKMDQGEEIVEADKIIIASGSEPMELPFAPFDGRWIIHSGHAMSLSAIPETLLIIGGGVIGCEFASIYSRMGCDVTVIEMADQILPGEDADIAGVLRDQLERTGVKILTATSLTSVDQQTKTVRFKNPDGSGEATAEIMLVAVGRMPRTAELQLDWAGVAFGKQGISVNGHMQTNVPHIYACGDVVGGIQLAHVAFHEGTVAALHACGLDAKANYRAVPRCIYTSPEIAGVGLTEKQARSQYGDVRIGEFPFSVNGKAIILGEAIGKVKVITEPEYNEILGVSIVGPRATELIGQGTVMIHGEMAADMMETFISAHPTLSEAVHEALLSAIGHAVHA, encoded by the coding sequence ATGAATACGATTGCAGTGATCGGAGGGGGACCTGCGGGCTACGTTGCGGCGATTGTCGCCGCCCAAAAGGGCAAACAGGTCACCCTGATCGAGCAGCGGGTGTTGGGTGGGACCTGTCTGAACGAAGGATGTATGCCAACCAAATCGCTCCTAGAGTCCGCCGAGATGGCCGAGAAAATAAAGCATGCCGGCCGCTTCGGCATTCGCGTGCCCGAACAGGAAGTATCGATTGACTGGCCGGGAGTGCAGAGCTACAAAAACAACATCGTAGAGCAACTCGTCATGGGAATCGGATTTCTCATGAGAAAAAACAAAATCAAGGTGCTTACGGGGAAGGCTCGTTTTGTCAGTCAACGCCAAATAGCGGTAAAGATGGATCAGGGAGAAGAAATTGTTGAAGCCGATAAAATCATCATCGCTTCGGGATCGGAGCCGATGGAGCTACCGTTTGCGCCGTTTGACGGTCGCTGGATCATCCACAGTGGACACGCGATGTCGCTTTCGGCGATTCCCGAGACATTGCTGATCATCGGCGGAGGCGTTATCGGATGCGAGTTTGCTAGCATATACAGTCGCATGGGGTGCGACGTGACAGTGATTGAAATGGCGGATCAGATTCTCCCCGGCGAAGATGCGGATATTGCGGGTGTTCTGCGAGATCAGCTGGAACGAACCGGGGTGAAGATCTTGACCGCCACGTCATTGACGTCGGTCGACCAGCAGACGAAAACCGTTCGTTTCAAGAATCCGGATGGTAGCGGGGAAGCCACAGCAGAGATCATGCTGGTTGCTGTCGGAAGGATGCCGCGGACGGCTGAACTGCAACTTGATTGGGCGGGTGTAGCATTCGGCAAGCAAGGGATTTCCGTAAACGGGCATATGCAAACGAACGTGCCACATATTTACGCATGCGGGGATGTTGTCGGGGGCATCCAGCTCGCCCATGTCGCTTTTCATGAGGGAACAGTAGCAGCCTTGCATGCATGCGGTCTGGACGCCAAAGCCAATTATCGGGCTGTACCGAGGTGCATCTACACGTCGCCGGAAATCGCTGGTGTCGGCCTCACCGAGAAGCAAGCCAGGTCCCAATACGGAGACGTAAGAATCGGAGAATTCCCGTTTTCCGTTAATGGCAAGGCAATCATTCTCGGTGAAGCGATCGGAAAGGTGAAGGTCATCACGGAACCGGAATACAACGAAATACTGGGTGTGTCCATCGTAGGCCCGCGGGCGACGGAGTTGATTGGGCAAGGAACGGTCATGATCCACGGGGAAATGGCGGCGGATATGATGGAAACGTTCATTTCTGCTCACCCGACGTTGTCAGAAGCTGTTCACGAAGCTCTGCTGTCTGCCATCGGTCATGCCGTACACGCCTAA
- a CDS encoding dihydrolipoamide acetyltransferase family protein, translated as MAVEVLMPKMGMAMKEGTVSRWNKQAGDLVSKGEVIASISSEKIEADLEAPANGVLLKITVSEWEGVPPGTVIGYIGHPNEQIAEETAATATFQTAALEKNLEEPVAMTESATIAASPTSAKEVKISPVARKLAEAAGLPVESLIGTGPVGRITKEDVEKAIAEREAKQAVAAEDDRLPAVAVEETTEQLPVTGMRKVIASRMMASLQESAQLTITTRADVTDLIALQKKMNEVTQKEHEIKLTVTDLIARATVLALQRHKQVNSAYIDDRIHRYGHVHLGIAVALEQGLVVPVVRYAESTSVLDLSRRIKALAAQAREGTLGMEEMQGSTFSITNLGAYGIDFFTPVLNSPEAGILGVGAVQETPVFIGEEVQRRSILPLSLTFDHRVLDGAPAAEFLHTLRKYLEEPYRMLL; from the coding sequence ATGGCAGTCGAGGTGCTCATGCCGAAGATGGGAATGGCGATGAAAGAGGGAACGGTTTCCCGTTGGAACAAACAAGCCGGCGATCTGGTATCCAAAGGAGAAGTGATCGCTAGCATCAGCTCGGAAAAAATCGAAGCGGACCTGGAAGCACCGGCGAACGGTGTTTTGTTGAAAATCACTGTTTCGGAATGGGAGGGTGTGCCACCTGGAACGGTCATTGGATATATCGGTCATCCAAACGAGCAAATCGCGGAGGAAACGGCCGCAACGGCGACGTTCCAGACGGCTGCTCTCGAGAAAAATCTGGAGGAGCCCGTGGCTATGACGGAGTCGGCCACGATTGCGGCAAGTCCGACGAGTGCGAAAGAAGTGAAAATTTCCCCGGTCGCGCGCAAGTTGGCCGAGGCGGCCGGTCTCCCCGTCGAATCTCTCATCGGCACGGGACCGGTGGGCAGGATCACAAAGGAAGACGTAGAAAAGGCGATTGCTGAACGGGAGGCGAAGCAGGCTGTAGCAGCGGAGGATGATCGGCTACCTGCTGTTGCCGTGGAGGAAACGACGGAGCAATTGCCTGTCACGGGCATGCGGAAAGTGATCGCTTCCCGGATGATGGCCAGTTTGCAGGAAAGCGCCCAGCTTACGATCACCACACGGGCCGATGTCACGGATTTGATCGCTTTGCAAAAGAAAATGAACGAAGTCACTCAAAAAGAGCACGAAATCAAGCTGACCGTAACTGATCTCATCGCGAGGGCGACGGTTCTCGCTCTCCAAAGGCACAAGCAAGTAAACAGCGCCTATATCGATGACCGGATTCATCGGTACGGGCACGTCCACCTGGGAATAGCCGTCGCGCTCGAACAAGGGCTGGTCGTTCCAGTCGTTCGGTACGCAGAATCAACATCGGTGCTGGACCTCTCCCGCCGGATCAAAGCGCTGGCTGCACAGGCGCGGGAAGGGACGCTTGGCATGGAAGAGATGCAAGGGTCTACCTTCTCCATCACGAACCTTGGGGCATACGGAATTGATTTCTTTACGCCAGTGCTGAATTCGCCGGAGGCAGGCATTCTCGGCGTAGGGGCTGTGCAGGAAACGCCTGTCTTCATCGGTGAGGAAGTACAGCGGCGGAGCATTCTCCCGCTCAGCCTGACGTTCGACCATCGGGTACTGGACGGAGCACCGGCAGCTGAATTTTTGCACACGCTGAGAAAATACCTGGAAGAGCCGTACCGGATGCTCTTGTGA
- a CDS encoding alpha-ketoacid dehydrogenase subunit beta produces MTKKITMSQAINEAMKLAMRRDENVILMGEDVAGGAQVDHLQDEEAWGGVLGVTKGLVQEFGRERVLDTPITEAGYIGAAMAAATTGLRPIAELMFNDFIGSCLDQVLNQGAKFRYMFGGKAQVPVTIRTTHGAGFRAAAQHSQSLYALFTAIPGIKVVVPSTPADAKGLLLASIEDNDPVIFFEDKTLYNMTGEVPDGYYTIPIGKADIKRAGSDLTIVAVGKQVHTALEAAEQLARKGIETEVVDPRSLSPLDEDTILGSVQKTNRLIVIDEANPRCSIATDIAALVADKGFDSLDAPIKRITAPHTPVPFSPVLEDLYLPTPQTVIQVVSELLGDKSLLSV; encoded by the coding sequence ATGACTAAAAAAATAACCATGTCGCAGGCAATCAACGAGGCGATGAAACTCGCGATGCGCAGAGACGAAAACGTGATTTTGATGGGCGAGGACGTAGCTGGCGGGGCACAGGTCGACCATTTGCAGGATGAAGAAGCATGGGGAGGCGTTCTCGGGGTAACGAAAGGCCTCGTTCAGGAGTTCGGCCGAGAGCGGGTGCTGGATACCCCGATTACCGAAGCGGGCTATATCGGGGCGGCGATGGCTGCCGCGACCACTGGTCTTCGCCCGATTGCGGAATTGATGTTCAACGATTTCATCGGAAGCTGCCTGGACCAGGTGTTGAACCAGGGGGCCAAGTTCCGGTACATGTTTGGGGGCAAAGCACAGGTGCCCGTTACGATCCGCACGACACACGGCGCCGGATTCCGGGCGGCGGCGCAGCATTCACAAAGCCTTTACGCTCTGTTCACGGCCATTCCGGGTATCAAAGTGGTGGTTCCGTCCACACCTGCTGACGCGAAAGGGCTGCTGCTGGCATCCATCGAGGACAATGACCCCGTAATCTTCTTTGAGGACAAGACGCTATACAACATGACAGGGGAAGTGCCAGACGGTTATTACACAATTCCGATCGGCAAGGCGGACATCAAGCGTGCCGGTTCGGATTTGACGATCGTCGCGGTCGGTAAACAGGTGCATACAGCCTTGGAGGCGGCGGAGCAGCTCGCCAGGAAAGGAATTGAAACGGAGGTCGTCGATCCGCGCAGCCTGTCGCCACTCGATGAGGATACGATCTTGGGGTCCGTTCAAAAGACGAATCGGCTGATTGTCATCGACGAGGCGAATCCACGCTGTAGCATTGCGACCGACATCGCGGCCTTGGTTGCGGATAAAGGCTTCGACAGTCTGGATGCGCCGATCAAGCGGATTACAGCACCGCATACCCCGGTTCCGTTCTCACCTGTGCTGGAGGACCTGTACTTACCGACGCCACAAACGGTGATTCAAGTGGTATCTGAACTGCTTGGCGATAAATCGCTGCTGAGCGTCTGA